AGATGTGGTCCAGCGCCCGAATGTCCTGCAATGCCGAAAGTCTCCAGTTTCAGGTGATCAGCCAGAGCGATGACATCACCCGGCCAGTCGACAAAACGGCGCTCAGGTTGAAAGCTGGAACGGCCAAAGCCGGGGCGATCAACTGCGACAAGGCGCATATGATGTATGCATGCGGCATCGTCGGCAAAAGCCGCCTCGAATCTGCTGCTCGGCGTTCCGTGAAAGTAAAAAACCGGAAAACCATCCGGATCGCCAAAAAAGGCATAGGCAAGATCACGCCCATCGCCAAGCTGAACAATATTAAATTGTTCAAGGCTGTCAGATGCTTGGCTTTCTGTTTTCAGGGAGGCGGCAAACACGCGGTGAATCCTTCATTTTTGCTGAAGCAAAGTGTATATTGTGCCGGTAATTATGGGATTTGATAGTCGGTAATGTACAGCAAAGCACAGGCACTTCTTTTTTCCTCATTCGCCGGTTGCATCATGCTTGGCACCGCTCCGGGGTGCAGTCAGACACAGACGGCACAGACCGATACGGTGCCCATGGTCCCCGAGAGTGAAACGCCTGAAAGCCCGAATAGGATGTCCATGGCCGAAGCGCCTCCAGGAGACAGTAATATGCCACAGGTGAGTGACGTACTGTATCAGCAATTTGCGCAGCACAAAGCCGATGCAGATCATGTCGAGCGGGTGATTATTACCTATGAGAAAAAGTCGGCGCGTCCTGATATCGCGCTTCCCGGCGTCGAAATTGTCTCTGAAATGAAAAGCACCCCGATCATCATCTGCAATGTCACGCTTAAAGGTCTGCAGACGCTGGCGAAGATCGAAGGCATTCGCCGTATCGAACCGGACGGAATGATGGGAATTCCCGAACAGCAATAGTCATTGCTTAGGCTATCAGTCTTCGGCACCGGCTTTGCCGGACTGCGCCTTGGCGATCTTTTTATAGGCGGAACGATCGGCTTTGATCTTTGCCCGCCATGCGGCCATGTCTGAAAATGTATCACGGACCACACGGCGATGGTGCTCCGGGAAATCCAGGCTGGTTCTGACGATCGCCATCGGCATTGGGTAGGCTTGTGCAATCGGATCGCCGGCGGCGATATGCACCGCGCCCGGCATGGGTGGTAATTGCAGCACAAGATTGACCGCATCGCTATACCATGCGGTTTCGACCAGACCCGAGAGCGGCGTGAGACCATTTTCATTGTCACGATTGACCGGTGCGTCGAAGAACAGGCCGACATCCTCATCAGTGCGGAAAATATAGGGTAGATGCAGCTTGACGAAATGCTGCTGATCCTCGCGATTGAAGAAACTCAGTCCGGGAATGACCACATCACCGGCACCGCTTCGCACAATATCGGAAATGGTGAACTGGTTACGGTGAAAGCCATATTTGGCGTCATCCTCAACATAGAATAGCCGGTCCGGACATCCGCCTTCTATTGGTGAGCGAAATTTGCGGCAGCCTGCAGGCACGGCATCGGCGGTGCAATAACCCCAGCGAAAGGGTGAGGGGATTGTCACACCCAGCGCCGCTGCCGCAACAAAGGGGCGGCATTGCTCGCGCGTGCCATAGCCTGAGGGCACGCTGTCGCGGGTGCGGGGTGAAGCGGGGGTGGGACGATGAAAGCGTGGAACCAGACCGATAACCTCGATACGGAAATCCTGACGCTGCATATCCCGCCCCCGTTCAGCCGGTAGAGATCAGATCACGAACTCGGGAGCATTCCCGATATAGAAAGCAGCCGTGTTGGCATCGACCCGGCCCTTGCCATATTTTTCCGGATCCTGATCACCGACCTTGTCGACAAAGGTGTTGAGGATCCAGCGGATCTGCTTGTTATTGGCACCGCGATGCGAGCCCCAGGCCAGAGCCGCCACGCCCGAGACATGCGGGCATGCCATGCTCGTCCCACTCATTCGGCCATAGCCGCCGCCCCGTGTTGTCGAGAGCACCTGCACGCCAGGCGCGCACACTTCGACCGAGGGGCCAGTGCTGGAGAAATTTGCAATGATATCGGAATCATCGACCGCGGATATCGACATGACATGTGGATAACGGGCCGGGAAACCGACCGTATCGGCACCATGACCGGAGTTGCCGGCCGCGGCAACCAGCAGTACGCCATCATCATAGGCCGCCTCGCACATATCGCCGAGTGCCTGCGGTGCGCCACCGCCGCCCAGACTCATACTGGCGACACGTGCGCCTTTCTTGTCCATGATCCAGTCGAGCGCAGCAATCAACCAGCTCCAGTTGCCGCTGCCATTGCTGGCGAGCACCTTCACGGGATAGAGATAGGCATAGGGCGCAACTCCGACCACACCGATATCGTTCATCGCTGCAGCGACTGTACCGGCACAATGGGTGCCATGGCCATGATAGTCCTCGGTGGAGCTCTCATTGGTGACAAAGCTCTTTCCGGTCCGCAGATTGGCCACCAGATCGGGATGGTCGGAATCGATACCGGTATCACAGATAAACACCTTGATACCCTCACCCTGGCTGCTCGGCCATGCCGCAGGTGCCTTGACCTGACTGACACCGGTCGGTGTCGTCTGGGCCAGCGGACCGGCATCATCAAGCGCGTACATCTTGCCGTCTTCCTCGATACGGGCGATGTCCTTGTTCTTCTTCAGCTTGTCGATTTCGGACTGGGTGAGGTTTGCCATCAGCAATGGTGCCTGGTAGCGATTGACGTCATAGCCGATCGCGCTGAGCTCCTCGCCCGAACCGACCGCGCGCGCCTGTTTCGAGAAATCATTGGAAGTCAGGAACCGGACCTCGGACGTGACCGACTCCTGCAGGATTTCCTGCTTGTCAGCCTTTGTCGAGCGCTTGTCTTTGCGCTTGAAGGTGATGATCACCGGTTTACGTTCGTCTGCTTTAGATTTTGGCATGATCTTTCCTCTCATGAGTTGGGTTACAATCATGCGCGTTGCAGTACCGGTCTTCCGGCATGCACGGTGGCGGATGCCACACCCGAACGCTCCGCATAATGTTTCTATCGTGAATCGATTGGGGAATCACATTCGCCGCGGAGTCGCAATAAACAATGATATAGACACTCTGTTACATTTGCAAATATATAAGAAAAATCATTTGGTTAACAGCAGTTGCTTTCAATATTCACTATATATTGTAAACGAATTGTATAGAATAGACGTCAATCAATTGTATAAATTGGTCACACTTGTCAGGCGCTGGATATATATTTTACTTACAGAAATGTCAGTGAAACCTGGCTTTGACAAGAAGTGCACATAATTGACATATTGTCATGATGCCATAGAGCAGAGCATGGCCAGCATCAGCGAGGACAAGGCGTGTAAGCCTGGTGATCTCCAACACAGGAAACGGGGAAATGGCTGAGAGACAGGGATTCGAGCCCATTAGGGTTCGCAAGCGCGACTGCGCGTCGGCCGAAAGGCCGCCCCATCGGAGACATGAGCGCAGCGAATTGTCGCGAGATCAAAATAATGGCGGACAGGGTGGGATTCGAACCCACGGAGAGCTTGCACCCTCGCCGGTTTTCAAGACCGGTGCATTCGACCACTCTGCCACCTGTCCGGCGTCGCTTCCCTAATGCCATATTGCAGTAGTTGCAAAAGCAAATTGCAGCAGGACGCAGAAAGCGGTCGGCTGAGGGGGAAAGACTTTGGCTCTGCCGGGCTTTGTGGCAATAACCGGGTATGACATTGCATTATCATTCAAAATCATCACGCCGACGGTCTTTTGCGGGTCTCTGGCTTAGGCGGGCAACGCGCATAACAGCAGCCATAATCGCCTCATTGACGCTGCTGACAACCACCTCATCGGCGCAAAACACAACCAGTTTTTCCGAATATCTGCCTGAGCTCTTGCAACAGGCGCGAGCGGAAGGCGTATCACAGGTGACGCTGGACCGGGTGGCACCGACGTTGCGGTTGAGCGAATCGGCACTGCGCATAGAGCGTCGCGCACGAGGCGGGGGGGGAGGGCCCAATCGGCGTATCCCGCCCTTTACCGGATCGGACGAGCAGCGGGCGATTATCGGCAAGCGGGCGCAGGGCCAGTCAAAATACCGCCAGTTGCGGCCAATTTTCGATCGTATCGAACGCGAAACCGGGGTGCCACCAGGGATCATCCTCGCCATTTACGGCAAGGAATCCAACTATGGTGGCTATACCGGCAATTTCGATATTCCCAGTGTGCTCGCCTCGCTCGCTTATGAAGGTCGCAGGCGTACATTATTCTCGCAGGAATTTGTCGCGGCGATGAAGATGATTGATCGGGGAGTCCCCCGCGACCGGCTGACCGGTAGTTTTGCAGGCGCTATGGGCAAGCCGCAATTCCTGCCCTCGGTCTATCTTCGGCTCGCCGCCGATGGCAATGGTGATGGTGAGGCCGATATCTGGAACAGCGAGGCCGATGCAATGGTGTCGATCGCCAACTATCTCTCCAATGCCGGATGGCGCCGTGGCGAACGCTGGGGGATGGCGGTGGCGGTGCCGTCGAGCCTCGATCGCGACGCCATTGCCAACCGCACCGTGCCGCAGCGCTGCCCGCGTGTGTTCGCCCGGCACAGCGAGTGGAAAACTATCCGTGAATGGCGCAGGCTGGGCGTCGCGCCAATATCGGCGCGCCAGCTTGGCGATAATGTTCTCGCGACCTTGTTGGAACCCGATGGCCGGGGCAGGACAGCCTATTTGCTCACCGGCAATTATCGCGCTATTCTGGATTATAATTGTTCGAATTTTTATGCATTATCAGTGGGGTTACTGGCCGATGAAATCGCAAGTTAGGGCATTCGCAACGCCGTCGTTGCTGGCCGGGAAGATAGCGGTTTTCAGCGCAGTTTTCCTGCTTCCCGGCTGTGCTTCGACACCCGATGGCCTCGAACCGGCGCCGCCCATAGCTTCGCCGTCGGCAGGGGTGAGCGATATTCCGGTAAAGATTGGCGAGCCTTATAATGTTGGCGGCAAGCAATATATCCCCGAGGATGTGACCGACTATGACGAGGTCGGCTATGCCAGCTGGTATGGCGCAGAACTGGCCGGTAACCCTACGGCCAATGGCGAGAGATTCGTACCCGCAGCGATCAGCGCGGCGCACAAGACCTTGCCCCTGCCAAGCTATGTCGAGGTAACGGCACTGGATACCGGACGCACCATCGTCGTGCGGGTCAATGATCGCGGGCCTTTTGCCAATGACCGGTTGATAGACCTGTCGCGCGGCGCCGCTGATCAGTTGGGCATTACCGAACAGGGTGTGGCAGGTGTCCGGGTACGGCGGGTGTCACCGCCGGAGAGCGACCGTGCGCTGTTGCGTAGCGGCCGCCCGGCCTTTGAGCGGCCGCCGACATCAGAAGGGCTGCTCACCGTATTGCGCAAGAAGCTGCAACCGCTGCCCAGGCCGGTAATGCCTGCAACACGTCAGGCCGCTGCCCCGGCTCCGGCACCAGCAGCAGCCCCGGCAGCAAGTGGCAGCAGAAGCGGGCGTTTCATCGTCGAAGGCGAGGGCCAGAAACGAGGCCAACAGCTTCTTGAGCGCCCGGAAAACTGGACCGGCCCGGCACGCACAACCTTGCCGACCGGCTTTGTCGTGCAGGTGGCGGCCTTCGGTTCCAAGGCCCGTGCCGATGCATTGGCAAAGCAGCTGGGCGCCAGGGTGACGCAAAGCCGGGATGGTCGTGTGTGGCGGGTGCGTTACGGCCCCTACAAGACGTCGACTGAAGCGCAAAGCGGGTTGCAACGGGCGCGGCAAAATGGCTATTCGGATGCACGAATTTTGCGCTCCGACCGATAGTCTTTTTCCGAGTCTCTGAACCATTATGAACATGATCCGTACATTCTCGCTGACCACTGCGTCTTGCGCGTTGCTCTTTGGTACCGCCTTTGCCGCTTCGCCACAATATGACAGCGATGCTCCGATTGCCTATCTCAGCGACCTGTCATCGGGCGCCGTCCTGCTCGATAAGGATGCCGATCGCAAGATTCCGCCGGCATCCATGGCCAAGATGATGACGGTCTATGTCGCCTTCGACATGATCGAAAAGGGCGAGATATCGCTGGAAGATGAATTTGTGGTGCAGGACAGCACCTGGCAGAAATGGAATAATCAGGGCTCGACCATGTTCCTTCAGGCAGGGCAATCGGTCTCTGTGGGTGATTTGCTGCATGGCATTATCACCCTGTCTGGCAATGATGCGTGCGTCGTGCTTGCAGAAGGAATTGCCGGCACGGAAAGTGCCTTTGTCGACATGATGAACGACGCCGCCGCCAGAATCGGCATGACAAACAGCCGTTTCGGCAACAGCAATGGCTGGCCCGATGAGGGGCGCACCCAGGTCACGGCGCGCGATCTGGCGAAGCTCGGTACACGTACGGTACGTGATTTCCCCAAGCTTTATGGCGATTTTTACGGTCAGGAAGAATTTAGCTGGAACGGCATTACCCAGGGCAATCGCAACCCGTTGATTGGCAAGGTACGCGGCGCGGATGGACTGAAAACCGGCCATACCGAAGAGGCCGGCTATGGCTTTGCCGGCACCGCTGAACAAAATGGCCGCCGCCTGATGATGGTGGTTGCAGGGCTGGATTCCTATAATGGCCGCATTGCCGAGTCAGTCCAGCTGCTCAACTGGGGCTTCCGCGCCTGGAAATCGGACACGCTTTTTGCTGCCGGCGATATTGTCGGCAATGCCGAGGTGCAGCTTGGCAGTGAGCGCAACGTATCGCTGGTAGCACCGCGCAATCTGGCGGTGACACTGCCGCGCAGCGGCTCGGACTATAGCATGAAGATTGTCTATGACGGGCCCATCAAGGCGCCGTTCAAGGCCGGTGATCGCATTGCCTCTCTGATTGTCACGCCAGAGGATGGGGATCCTCAGACCCTGCCACTTGTTGCCGGTGAAACGGTAGAAGAAGCGGGCATATTCGCGCGGATCTGGAACGGTCTGGCCGCATTGTTCGGCGCGTGACCAGCGCCGCACCCTTCATTGCGTTCGAAGGCGGGGAAGGGGCAGGAAAATCGACTCAGATCAGGTTGCTGGCGGAGCATCTTGATATGGCTGATATCGCGCATGTCGTGACCCGTGAGCCCGGCGGTACGGCAGCAGCCGAAGCGATACGCGAGTTGTTGCTGTCCGGCGCTGATGCTCGCTGGAACACGCGCAGCGAGGCGCTGCTATTCGCCGCAGCGCGCGCCGATCATGTCGCCCGGGTGATCCGCCCGGCAATGGCTTCAGGGCAATGGCTATTATGTGATCGCTTTGTCGACAGTTCGCGCGCCTATCAGAGCGCAGGGCAGGGCCTGGATGATGGCGATATCATGCAGCTGCACAGCATAGGCAGTGAGGGGCTGATGCCCGATATCACCATATTGCTGCAGATTTCCCAGCACGAAGCTGTTGCGCGCATCCAGCAGCGCGATGGCAGCGACCATGACCGGTTTCAGCGCCGTGATGCCGATTTTCACCGCCAGGTCAGTGAAGCCTTTGCCCGCTTTGCTGCTAATGAACCAGAGCGTTTTCTGGTGATCGATGCGGCTGACAGCGCCGAAAATGTGCATACTGCCATAGTGGCCGGATTGCACGATCGCGGGTATGTGACGTCATGACACCACTGATCGGACATCATGCCAACCAGCGCCAGTTTCTCGCTGCTATCCGCAGTGGCAAGATGCATCATGGCTGGATCCTTGCCGGACCACAGGGGCTGGGCAAGCATCTCTTTGCCCGCCATGCAGCGACGCAATTGCTGGGCTCCAATGCGCCGCCAGAATCCGATCTGTTTGACACCGATATATTGCCGGGACCGCAGCGGCAAATGATTGATGCCAAAACGCATCCCGACTGTCACGAACTCGAGCGCGAAGCGAAGAACGACACCGAGCGCAAAAAGCAGGAAAAGGGACAGGTCTATGAATGCCGTCGCAACATCCGCATTGACCAAGTGCGGGCACTGCAGCGGCGTTTTGTTACCCGGCCTAGCCTCTCTGACCAGCGGGTGATCATCATCGATGCAGTCGATGATCTCGAGCGCAATGCCGCCAATGCACTGCTCAAGTCGCTCGAAGAACCGCCGAGGAATACCGTTTTCCTGCTAATCTCGCACAGTCCGGGCCGGTTGCTGCCGACCATCCGCTCGCGCTGCCTGATGATGCGATTCCATCCGCTACCGCCCGAGCAAATGCAACAGGTGATAGCGCTGATGCAGCCTGACCTACCGGCCGAACAGACGCGTGCCCTGCTTGATACTGCTGGCGGCATTCCGGGACGGATCAACGGGTTGCTCGATGCCGATGTCGCGACTTTGGTTGAGGCAGTGCATGCCATTCTCGATCAAGGGGATCACGATCATCGCCACCGCCTGACCTTGGCCTCGCTGTTGGCGGGGAAGGGGGCGGTCGATCGCGTCGGCGCATTTCTGTCTCGCCTGCCGAAAATCCTTGCCGATCATGCGCGCCGCAGCAAGGGCGCACAGCGCATGGCGTGTATCAGCGCACGCAGCGAGATTGAGCAGCTTGCATCCGAGCTTCCGCGTTATAATTATGATCCGCAGGCGCTGGTTTTTCGTATCGGCGGCTTGCTGGCCTCGGTCGCTGCCACTAGAGACGGCTGACCAGCTTATTCAGTAACGCGCGAAAGCAAGAGGCATGTCGGACCCTTTCTACATCATGACGGCGATCAGCTATCCCAATGGCCCGCCGCATATCGGCCATGCCTATGAGGCGATTGCGACCGATGCCATTGCCCGCTTCCAGAGATTGCGCGGACGCGATGTCCGGTTCCAGACCGGAACCGATGAGCATGGCCTGAAAATGGCGCAGAAAGCTGCGGAGCAGGGTGTTGCGCCGCGCCAGCTTGCCGATACAATGAGCCAGCTTTTCAGGGATATGTGCGACAAGCTCAATATCTCTTATGATGTTTTCCAGCGAACCACCGATGCGGCGCATCATGATGCCAGCCAGGCTATCTGGAAGGCGATGGAAGCCAATGGGGATCTTTATCTTGACCGTTA
Above is a genomic segment from Pseudomonadota bacterium containing:
- a CDS encoding DUF6065 family protein, whose protein sequence is MQRQDFRIEVIGLVPRFHRPTPASPRTRDSVPSGYGTREQCRPFVAAAALGVTIPSPFRWGYCTADAVPAGCRKFRSPIEGGCPDRLFYVEDDAKYGFHRNQFTISDIVRSGAGDVVIPGLSFFNREDQQHFVKLHLPYIFRTDEDVGLFFDAPVNRDNENGLTPLSGLVETAWYSDAVNLVLQLPPMPGAVHIAAGDPIAQAYPMPMAIVRTSLDFPEHHRRVVRDTFSDMAAWRAKIKADRSAYKKIAKAQSGKAGAED
- a CDS encoding septal ring lytic transglycosylase RlpA family protein gives rise to the protein MKSQVRAFATPSLLAGKIAVFSAVFLLPGCASTPDGLEPAPPIASPSAGVSDIPVKIGEPYNVGGKQYIPEDVTDYDEVGYASWYGAELAGNPTANGERFVPAAISAAHKTLPLPSYVEVTALDTGRTIVVRVNDRGPFANDRLIDLSRGAADQLGITEQGVAGVRVRRVSPPESDRALLRSGRPAFERPPTSEGLLTVLRKKLQPLPRPVMPATRQAAAPAPAPAAAPAASGSRSGRFIVEGEGQKRGQQLLERPENWTGPARTTLPTGFVVQVAAFGSKARADALAKQLGARVTQSRDGRVWRVRYGPYKTSTEAQSGLQRARQNGYSDARILRSDR
- the tmk gene encoding dTMP kinase, giving the protein MTSAAPFIAFEGGEGAGKSTQIRLLAEHLDMADIAHVVTREPGGTAAAEAIRELLLSGADARWNTRSEALLFAAARADHVARVIRPAMASGQWLLCDRFVDSSRAYQSAGQGLDDGDIMQLHSIGSEGLMPDITILLQISQHEAVARIQQRDGSDHDRFQRRDADFHRQVSEAFARFAANEPERFLVIDAADSAENVHTAIVAGLHDRGYVTS
- a CDS encoding AAA family ATPase yields the protein MTPLIGHHANQRQFLAAIRSGKMHHGWILAGPQGLGKHLFARHAATQLLGSNAPPESDLFDTDILPGPQRQMIDAKTHPDCHELEREAKNDTERKKQEKGQVYECRRNIRIDQVRALQRRFVTRPSLSDQRVIIIDAVDDLERNAANALLKSLEEPPRNTVFLLISHSPGRLLPTIRSRCLMMRFHPLPPEQMQQVIALMQPDLPAEQTRALLDTAGGIPGRINGLLDADVATLVEAVHAILDQGDHDHRHRLTLASLLAGKGAVDRVGAFLSRLPKILADHARRSKGAQRMACISARSEIEQLASELPRYNYDPQALVFRIGGLLASVAATRDG
- a CDS encoding D-alanyl-D-alanine carboxypeptidase family protein, whose amino-acid sequence is MIRTFSLTTASCALLFGTAFAASPQYDSDAPIAYLSDLSSGAVLLDKDADRKIPPASMAKMMTVYVAFDMIEKGEISLEDEFVVQDSTWQKWNNQGSTMFLQAGQSVSVGDLLHGIITLSGNDACVVLAEGIAGTESAFVDMMNDAAARIGMTNSRFGNSNGWPDEGRTQVTARDLAKLGTRTVRDFPKLYGDFYGQEEFSWNGITQGNRNPLIGKVRGADGLKTGHTEEAGYGFAGTAEQNGRRLMMVVAGLDSYNGRIAESVQLLNWGFRAWKSDTLFAAGDIVGNAEVQLGSERNVSLVAPRNLAVTLPRSGSDYSMKIVYDGPIKAPFKAGDRIASLIVTPEDGDPQTLPLVAGETVEEAGIFARIWNGLAALFGA
- a CDS encoding lytic murein transglycosylase — translated: MTLLTTTSSAQNTTSFSEYLPELLQQARAEGVSQVTLDRVAPTLRLSESALRIERRARGGGGGPNRRIPPFTGSDEQRAIIGKRAQGQSKYRQLRPIFDRIERETGVPPGIILAIYGKESNYGGYTGNFDIPSVLASLAYEGRRRTLFSQEFVAAMKMIDRGVPRDRLTGSFAGAMGKPQFLPSVYLRLAADGNGDGEADIWNSEADAMVSIANYLSNAGWRRGERWGMAVAVPSSLDRDAIANRTVPQRCPRVFARHSEWKTIREWRRLGVAPISARQLGDNVLATLLEPDGRGRTAYLLTGNYRAILDYNCSNFYALSVGLLADEIAS
- a CDS encoding S8 family peptidase, with protein sequence MPKSKADERKPVIITFKRKDKRSTKADKQEILQESVTSEVRFLTSNDFSKQARAVGSGEELSAIGYDVNRYQAPLLMANLTQSEIDKLKKNKDIARIEEDGKMYALDDAGPLAQTTPTGVSQVKAPAAWPSSQGEGIKVFICDTGIDSDHPDLVANLRTGKSFVTNESSTEDYHGHGTHCAGTVAAAMNDIGVVGVAPYAYLYPVKVLASNGSGNWSWLIAALDWIMDKKGARVASMSLGGGGAPQALGDMCEAAYDDGVLLVAAAGNSGHGADTVGFPARYPHVMSISAVDDSDIIANFSSTGPSVEVCAPGVQVLSTTRGGGYGRMSGTSMACPHVSGVAALAWGSHRGANNKQIRWILNTFVDKVGDQDPEKYGKGRVDANTAAFYIGNAPEFVI